The Chordicoccus furentiruminis DNA window TTTCTGTCTCTCTGTCAACATACTCTCGTCCATATCCCATTACTCCCAATAATTCATCAATCTCGCCTTCCAGCCGGATAAGACTCCGGGCGAGCTGGTCTTTGCCGTTTTCTGTTGCCCGATCCGTTTTCTTTTTCGCTTAAGACCACACTATAGTAGGGAGTGTGGAATGTGGTGGTCTTGATCATATTTTTCCAAAGTATAAGTTGCTATGTGCATAGATCAGAGGTAATACACGTATGGCTTATGCGGGCATTCAAAGGAGGTTATATATGCCCGTAAACTACAATCAGCTCGGCGATCGCATAAAGCACTTCCGAGAAGAAAAGAGCTTTACTCAAGAACTACTCTCTGAGAAGCTTAGTCTTGCCCGCGAAAATATCAATCGATACGAAAACGGGAGCAAGCATCCCAGTCTCGACACTGTGGTGGACATCGCTAATGCCCTCGGCATTTCGGTTGATGATCTACTCGTCGACAGCCTTGAACATCCGATCTCCACAGCGGACTCGGAGATTCATCGACTGCTCCTTGATTGCAACAAGATTGAGGAGCAGGTACTGACAAAGACCGTAGCGGAATTAAAGAAAATCCTGTACGGTCTCGGAATTTAGCAAATAAAAAACTGCCCGTGTAAGTCGGCAGCGGCACCCGTTTTCACAGCTGGGTGCTGTCTGTCTCACACAGGCAGTTTATTTGTTTTCAGTTTTATTGTGCGATCCGATCGTTGTAGAAATCGTCCAGGAACTGGCAGAATCCTACTTCCATGCTCTGAACATAACATTTCCCTGAGAAGCCGTCCAGCACCATCTTCACCGCATCCATCAGTTTCTCCGTTTTCGGGTCATCACTGGGTCTAAGACCGTCCTCGGCCCAGGCAGTAGCCCTGTCAAGGAGATCGGCAAGCGCAGCGCCATCAATTGTGCCGGTACCGACTACTCTGCCCAGTTCCTTCTTCACTTCTCCCGTACTGCTCAGGTATCTGGTGAGGATCAATGCGATCGCCGTATCATAGGCGTTGAAATCGTACTTGTTGGTCATATGTGCCCGAACCCCTTTCCTGTTTTTCAAGACCAGAGAATAAATGAAGATGCTGCACATTGCAATAGGGAAAGAAGAAAGATACTGTATAGTTAGACTTTACCAGTACCAGGTTCTGCAACTCTTTTCTCCTAATATTGTGCTGTTTTTAGGAGCATCTTTCCATTAGGAGAAAACCTTGGCATAAGCAAAAAAGAGCCCGCCGGATCACTTTCGCAGCAATCTCAGCGGGCATTCGCATTAACACTCGACCTGTACATCATCATCGCTTACCAGCTCCCGACTCACCTCCCGGTTGAACCTGCCTTCATCCATGGTCTCCCATCCGAGAGCTTTCACGATTTCAGCAATCAGGCTCTCCTCGCTGATCAACCTGCAGCGGCAGCCATTCCCTTTCTGACCCTTCTGCCGTTCCCGGCAGTTCCAGGCTTTGTAGTAGACGCCACCCTTCGTCTTCAAGGTCCTGCGTACAAAAGGAGCACCACATTCTCCACAGAATACTTTTCCGTAGAGGAAGTGGTGCTCACCGGCTCCGATGATTCCATTTTTCAGATTGTCCTTAAAGCCTTTCTTGATCGCCTGCGCCTGATCCCACAACTCCCTGCTGACGATGCCTTCATGATCATCGGTCAGGTAGTAATCCTTGTAGTCGTGGCGCTTCATCGGCTGGTGTGTCAGGTAATCTGTCGGCGGCTGCTTCATGAGGTGTTTATCGCCGACGTAGGTCTCATTGCTCAGAATGTAGCGAACTGCCTCAACAGTGAACTTCCCACCGCGTAGGGTCTTCGCTCCTTTCTCAGACAATGCTCTGCAGATGCCGGAATAGCTCTCCCCGGCAACATACCGTTCAAAGATCTCCCGGATGATCCAGGCGTCCTGGTTCGGCACCAGCTTTCCATCTACACCGTCATACCCGAGAATCCGGTTGCTGCCGATGTTATAGTCTCCGTTTGCAAACCTCTGCTGATAAGCCCAGCGCCGGTTCAGGCCGATGGAGTTGCTTTCATCCTGGGAGATTGCTCCCAGCAGTGCAAGCTGGAAATTGCTGGTCGGGTCATCCGTGCGGATGTTCTCCTTTTCAAAGATGACCGTCACATTGTTTGCTTTCAGGCGGTCAACGTATTCCTGGCAGTTGCCGACATTTCGGGAGAACCTGGGGATGTCATTAAATAGTTATGGCAAACAGTAAGCCATGCATTGAATGACGACGACAACCCGGCGGGCGCTGACGGCGTTCTGACCCTGAAAGGCAATCAAGGCATAGGAAAGACAAGTTTCTTTGCGGTTATTGCCCTGAAAGCAGATTGGTTTTCCGAGGGTGTAAGCATCAATACCGATAACAAAGATACCATCATACAGGCAACGGGCAGTCTGATTGCAGAATTGGGCGAACTGGACAGCATATTGAAGCGGGAGCAATCCGCGCAGAAAGCGTTCCTGACTGCCGCCCGTGATATGTACCAACTGCCTTATGCCCGCGCAGCCGTGCGCAGACCGCGCCGGACAAGTTTTTGCGCGACAGTAAACCCGGAAGAATTCTTGAATGACGAAACAGGCAGCTGCCGTTTTTGGACGGTTCACGTTGGAAATATCGACGTTGAACGCCTGAACAGCCTTTCCAACAATAATGCGTTCCTGCTGCTTGCCCGCGACGACAGCGGGCGAATTACGGCGGTTTACCTGATCACCCCGCAAAGCGTCGAGTTCGTCCCCGGTACAGACGGCGCGTTATACCTTGACTGCCTGTTCCCGGACGGCAGACAGGTTTTATTCCCCTATGCCGATATAGTCCACTTGCGGCGGCATTTCCTGACTAACGATCTGTTAGGCGACGGGAACGCGCCGTTGTTCCCCCCTGCTTGACACGGCGGAAACGCTGACACAGGGCATTGCAGCAAGCGTAAAAAACGGAACAAGCATTCGCGGCGTTCTGAAATTTACGTCGCTTGTCAATCCGGCGCAGGTGAAAATGGAAAAGGAAAAGCTGCATTGCGGACGCAATCGGCGCGGCTATTGTTTCCGGCACGGGCAACGGACAGCCCACGGGCATTCTGTCCGGCATTACGTGGAACAACAAAAACCGCATTCAGACAACGGAACTGACCGCCGACAACCTGCTTGCAGCCGTCGCCCTGCTGCCTGCCGGATATGCGGGCGGGGCAAAGTTCGCAATGTCCACGGCAACCCTGTTCGGCAGCGTGTACCCGCTCAAAGACGGCGAAAACCGTTATTTCTTCACTGACCCGGAGCGCGGCGGCGTTCGTCGTCTGTTCGGTTTTGAAATCGTACTTGACGACAATATCCCCGCCGGAACAATCCTTTTCGGGAATTTTCGCTATTACGGCGTGAACATCCCGCAGGGCGTGGCAATCGAGGTTTCCCGCGAAAGCGGCTTTACAAGCGGCCTGATTGATTACCGGGCGTTGTGCATCGCGGACGGCAAGCCCATTGTTCCGGGCGAGTTCGTCAAAGTAGAGGTACAGGCGGCGTAATGCCGCCTTGCCCGGAAAGGACGGCAAAGCAAAATGATTTTCACGATTGAAGAAGCCCGCGACATTTTACGGATAGACGCCAGCGACAACGACGCAATGATTTTTGCTTTGCTGTCCGCTGTCCCGCCCTATCTTGAAGCGACAACGGGTTACACGGCAGTAAACGAGGAATATTCCCCCTTAGCGCAGGCGGCGGGGCGGTTCCTGCTTCAATTATGGTATTACGGCGATAATGCCGAAACGGACAAGCTGCAAAGGGTTATCGACAGCCTTTTGAAAGCGTTGTCGGCGGAACGGGCGCAGGCATGACGCGGGCGCAGTTCTACCACGGGAAAGCATGGCGGCGACTGTCCAAAGCGTTCCTTATGTCAAAACATTACATTTGTGAACGTTGCGGACAGCCTGCCGAAATCGCCCATCATAAAATATACCTGACCGCTGAAAACGTGCTTGACCCGGAAATATCACTAAATCCCGGCAACCTTGAAGCCCTTTGCATGAACTGTCACAACGCGGAGCATTTCGGACAGGGCGGCGCAACGGCGGGGCTTGCCTTTGATGAAACCGGAAACATTATTCAGAAAGGAAATAGAAAGCAATGAAACAGTCTTTGAAAGAAGCATATCACGCAGAACGTGAACGCGCTATTGTCACCCTTTACAATACCGTGCGCAGGTTCCGCGAACAGTTGGATTTAGAGGCGGAACGGGAATGCTGCCTTGACTCAGAAAGCGCCGCATTTACACAGGCATATATTCCCGCGCAGCTTGCGTTATTGCAGCTTATGAAAGAAGGAAACCGCGACTATTGCAACGGTATGGGCGTATTTCCGGCAGCTTTCCGGGAATGAGATTTACAGAGTGACCACACAGTCCACGGAAGAAGTTATGTTTGTTATCAATTACCGCACGGACATAACGACCGAAAACGTGATACTGTATAAAGGCGTAAAGTATAATATCGTCCGCGTGGACGTTTTCGAGGGCTACAAAAGCGATCTGACCTTATATTGCAAATGGCAGGCTTAAACGCCCGCCGCTTTCTGAATTTCTGCTATTATTATGTCCTGTTCTGCTTTGTCAACCCCGTCAGCGTCCAACGCTTCACGGGTTCCGCATTCCGGTCAGATTTCCGTTTTGTTGTCTGCCCGCGACATTGCCGGATAACCTGTATATGTCTTTCCGCATTTCGGACAGACAGCGGTTTTTTCATGCCTGTTCTGTTCGTCCTGTTCCATTGCGGCCGTCGCTGTCGGCACAATTTCGGCAGCATCCGCGCAGCGGGCGGAAACATTCGAGTTTTCAGGGATGGTAACGGTATAACCGTTTTCGTCCGGCGTTGCAATCACATGAAAAGGTTTCGACATAATGACACCGCCTTTTATCTATCAATCAACTGTTTTAAGAATGCCTGTGCTTCATAGTGATTGATTGACGAACCATTAACCTGTTCAAGAATTGAAACAAGCGCTTTTCCGTTAAATTGTGCAACACCCCTTGAATTTCTTCCTGCCCAATGCTGTTGTAGGTTTGTAGCACCTATCAATCTATCATCGAACGCAGAAACCAAACGGGCGACAATATTCTTGTTTTCGTCTATTCCAAGCAAGTAAATCATGTAAACCGATTTTTGTGTGGACAAGAATTCAAGCAGCTTGTCAATGTTGTAAGCTTTGGGGTTCCCGTCTAAAAACAGAACCTTTGTCTTTATGTCCGTTTCAGTAATATAGGACGGATATGTTTTTGAATAATCCCCAAGTTTATCTTCCGTCTTGAAAATTGGCAACGGTGAACTAGAATGCAGGGCGTTAATGATTTTGTCCTTCAAAGTAGACCCATCATCCGTAATGAGATATTCAATAACCCGACCGCGCATATTGACATTATCAATGAATGCGGCAATAGCAATTTCGCCTTGAACCCGTGATACTCTACTATCAAGGTCATTATTCAAATCAACATATTCCGGAGACTGCAAAAAGCGTTCTGCCCTATCCACTGATAAAAGGATATTGCGTTCTTCCATAGAAGAAACAGGAAATTTCAAATTGCGGCCTACTATGTCGTTTGTGCTTTCAACTAAACGTTCAAGATTATCTTGAAATGACAGTCCGGCATGATATGCAAATAACCTTTGAAAGTTATCCGGCGCATTATCAATAGAGTCATATTCAAGCATAATATCGCTACCGTTGAAACTTCCACGTATATTGTCGATTCTTAATTCCTGTGAAGAATGGCTAATCTTCTTCAAAAAAGTGGAGTTGGCCAACATCAAATAGTTGGTATCAGGCGTTACAACGCAAACTATAAACGGTTCACCATCGTATTTCTGTAATGCTGACAACGATAATACAGTATTACTCATTCGTTTGCTTTTTGCTTTGCTGAACCTTATAGCAAAATCAGGAGAATAGAACACCTTTCTATCCTGAACAAGATTGAATTCTTTCTTGACCATGGATGAAAGCTTTTCTTTGTCGCCAATGCCGTCAAAGTGTTGTATATAGGCAACAAGTCTGTTAATAGCGTCACGATTATACATTTTCGCTCCAATCTTGCAACGTCAATTGTGCATTGTTTGATTTTTTCTGCAATGCGGCGGTATTTCGTTCCCAAAAGACCCCATCGGCATAACCTTGAATTGTGCGGTCTGTTTCTGCCATTTCAAGTCTTTTTTCTGCCCACACGCAGTATTGTTCGTTTATTTCTATTCCGGAAAAATGTCGGTTTAATTTCTTTGCAGTTACAGACGTTGACCCCGAACCTAAAAACGGGTCAAACACTATGTTACCGGGATTAGAACTTGCAAGTATCAGCTTTGCAAGCAACTTTTCTGATTTTTGCGTAGGGTGTGCAGTGTTCTCGGGCATTGACCAATACGGAATAGAAATGTCATCCCAAAAATTTGACGGGTATGTATTTCTGAAATTTCCGGCTGCCGTTTCTTCCCAGTCTTTAGGCTTCCCGTCAACTTTATACGGAGCTATTACCTTACGGCGTATCTTCACATCTTCCACATTAAAGGTATATGATTTTGAGTTTGTAGCAAACCATATATCTTCCATTCCGTTTTTCCAATTACTTAAAGCACCGCGTCCTTTTTCCCTTTGCCATGTAATGCGGTTCTGAATGTTGAAATGCCTTTTTAACACTGTTCCGACAGCGGAACTTGACTGCCAATCACAGCACACATATATTGTTGCATTCGGCTTGAGGAGAGGTATTATTTTTTCAACCCAACTTTCAGTATATTCGATGTATAATTCATCCGTTGTTTTCTTGAACTTCTTGCCGTTGAAATTCTTGTCAAGATTATACGGCGGGTCTGCAACCAGCAAGTCAACAAATCCTGTAGGAAGATACGGCATGACTTCAAAGCAATCGCCTAAAATAGTTCTATCAAGAATGTCGGATAATTCGACTTTTTTATTTACTGAAATGCATCTTTCAAGGTACTGCTGACCTTCTTCAACGGAAATATCTATGGTTTTATTCCGTCCTGCTTTTTCCATTGGCATAGTGGTAGCTCCTCTTTTTCATATAATGTAAGCGTATTGTTCACTGGACATAATTACACATATTGCATTATACTATAAACCCGCTGCTTTCTTAATAGACAATCTGTGAATTTCTTCTTTTATCTTTTAGTATAGCTGTCTAAAAAACGGGGCAACTAAAATCTCTTGCGTCCTTGACAAGGGGTACAATTCATTACAATCTCATCCCGGAACTGTGTACTTTACTTAACATCCAGATCCATGATCTTTTCCATATGCAGGCGCAAACTGCCCTCAGCGATCTGGAGGATCGGGTCGTTAACAATCTCCGGAATCTTTCTCCCACAAGCCGAAAAGTCGTAGACAAAATGATCAGCACCATGGTCGATGAAGAGCTGATGGCAAAGGATCAGATGATGAAGGAGACGTTCGAGCTGTTCCTTGTGCGCCCCGGCACCCTGGCTGCTGGCACAGGAGACTACGTCCCGGAAGAGCCTCCGACCTACACGTTTCTTCGGAAGAATGATGTCAACAAGTACGCCGATGGCATTGCGCGGGTCAATGGGCACAGCATGGAGCCGGTTTATCTTGATGGCGATGATGTCTACTACAAAGAAGCCTCCGCCGCTTCACCTGGAGAAGATGTTATCGTGGATACCGATGACGGCGCTGTCATCAAGCGCGTGGACGATGACTATACCCTCTACTCTGTCAATCCCGATCCCCGGTATGCCTATCCTGAGAAGAACGAGCATAATACACTCGTCATTCGTGGCATTGTCCTGGGCACCGTACACTCCTCTGACCGCGCAAGTAAAGAGGATCGCGGCATCCTGGAAGACCTGTTTGTCGATGAGATCCGGGAGTTCAATGAAGAGCACAACCTTGATGGATGGGAATAGAAAGGGCAAAAGGACAAAGAAAGTCAAATTTCAAAAAGGGCAAAAAATAAGGGGATGGCCGCTGTTGACCATCCCCGTTTCTTTATATACTAACCCATGTCATTCTACCCACTTGCCTAAAAAAAAGCCTTACGGCTTGTAAAACCTCTGGAACAGCGGCAGTAAATATGATGCGCCGAACACACCGAGTTTTTTCGGCCCTGTTACAGTTCCATCTTTCTCTATCACTTCTAGGTATTTCTGGAATCCAAGCTCGACCGAACTCCGGCTTATGCTCTTTTCCCGTTTCTCGCCGTCCTTTACAATCCACAGCTCGTTACCATAGCCAGGGATAGAATACCCGTCATAATGTCGACCGCCTGAACCACCCTTACGACTGACCTGATAAGTGTATTCCACACCGGGGCTTGTGCCTCGTCCAGATGTGGTAAATGGATAGCCGGAGAAGATGCACACACACTGCCAGAGCGCAGCCGTGATCTTCTCTATGCTGCCTGTGTCTACCACCACCTTCATCTTCTTCGTCGCTCTGTACCTCCTGTGCCGATCTGCAATGCTGGTCGTCTGCAGCAGGTTGTATGCAAGATTCTCATATGGAAGATAGCCATAGACGGCGGCGGGTTTAAGGCGGAGCGCTGCTCTAATCTCCTCTATGGTCTTCCCCTCGCTTTTCATACGCTGCACAATTGTGGCAGTCGGGGATGAGAAATAATCTGCAGTGATCAGCAGTTTCCTTGTCCTGATTACCATTGTACCGAGCTGCTCTGCGACAGAACGAAGGGACGGTAGTTCAGAACTACGGCTGGAGTTGAACGAACGGAGCTTTTGCCGCTTTCACAGCTCGGGCGATGAGTTCCTCCATCGAGCCTTCGGGGTCAGTTATCTTCTTGTGACTCATAAAACTCGTTCCTTTCTACTTCAGGTTATCAACCCGTGTTCTCCTACACATGTTATTCTATACAGTTACTTGGAAAAGAAAGCCGGATCAGACCGGCTTCTTCACTACTTCAACAGTTAATTCTTGTATACTCGGCTCAGTATACTCTGCGCACATGATACTGCATTTCAACGTGTATGTCCCGACTTCATTCCCGACGACAAAAAACTCTATACACCTCTTAGCGCTATAGTGTCGTATCTCGTCAATAGTTATTTCAGCTTTATTCTCTGAAATATCCCAGCCATTTATACCCTGTAAGCTGATCAGTCGCTCAGGAAATTCTTCTCCTGCTTCGCGCGCACGAAGTCCTTCTAGATATATTTCTTTGCCTCTGATCTCATGTTTGGGCAACTGGAGTTCAGTGAGCATCGGTAAATCTAATGTTTCATAGATGCTTAAGCCCTCTGGAACTTCAATGTCTATTGTTATATCGGTTGCCCTACTGGTCCCATTATTACGAATAATCAGATCAAGCCAAGAAAAACCAGCCATTATCTTAGCTCTTGTCTGAAGATCTTCTGATAGTTCCTCTATCTCCGATTCGGAAGGCAGGTTGCGATTATAACGGGTTAATGTAGACACTGAGACGTTTAATCGTTCGGCATCTTCTTTCCCAAGTTTTCTGTACCAATTCTTAAGATCCGGAGTTTGCTCAGGATCTGTAGCATTGATAACTACAGGTGACAGTGTTTCGATAACAAGCTTCGGTTCTCGCTTATCTCCTGTCTTCTCTCGCAATGACGCGTTTTCCTCTTCCAAAGCACGAACCTTTTCAGTTAACTCAAGGAACTCAGCATGACTCTTCTCAATACTAAACTCAGAAGCTCGTACCCAACCAAAACGGGGTTTCCTGGCCATTTGCCGTGTCAGCGCTGCGATGACCTTTCCAGCCAACTCATCCGGATTACTCCACCAATCAACAGTTCTGTGATCGCATACTTCTGTCCTAAAATCTTTGAGCTTCTTAATACGGTCTTTTTCAGTTTCCTGGAATGTGGGTTTGACAGGAGCTTCATCCTTCATAAGAAAGGCAAGAACTGGTATACCTTGACTGACTGCATATCTGAATTCCTTCTGTGTATAGCTGATCCCTTCGCCTGGAACCTCCGAGCCGAAGCACTTACCAAATAATCAGAACATAGTAATCAGATTCATCAATATCCTTTTTGATTATTTGCCATTGATCTTCATCAGCCGCACCAAGCATTTCCATACCCACGAGGAAATGATAAATTGAAAGGATGGCATCGCGCACTTTAAGACGAGCCGTCTTCAAGTCCCTAAATGTTGAAGAGATAAAAACTTGGTACTTCTTCTCCATTGCTTGATGCGCCTCCTTTCTCGGGAGTGGATAATGATTTGCCTGTTGACAACCTGGACCCCTACGCACTTACAAACCCCATCTCGCTTCGTTAGCCTTCCCGGCGTTTCTCAGGGCGTTGGCTTCTGAAATAATTCAGGTGGGCGAGCATTTTAAGGGAGGCTCAGAACAATTTCTTATTTTGAGTTGGATGCGTGAACTGCAAAGTCATGTTCTCCGGCAAACTCCTGCGCTAATTGTTCCCATTCCTTTGCTTCATTCCGCGCTTTTTCCAATTCTCCTTGTAACTGTAGTAACTCTTCATCACGATCCTTACAACACGTACTGGTTTCGCGTACCTTTCGAAGTCCCCCATATCTATCATCAGGATACATATTGTGGAGCGGATCAAGCCAGATCACATAAAATGTGTTCTCTCTGAAAACGCCATGGATGCCACCTTTAGATTTACTGATTCGAATTTGGTACATATCTTTCAAGGCTACACCATCTGGAAGCGGAGAGGGGCATTTTTTTACATTCCTATGATCATGAACACGATACTTGCTGTATTTTCCACTTGTCAGTTCTACAACCGTGTGTGTAGAAACATCCTGCATCATATCCATGAGTTCTGCTGCCCAATTCTGACAGGTACCATCCAGATTAAAGTATTCCGTTTTATTATATGCCTCAAACGAGAACACCACAGTATCAGAGGCTTGAAAAGCTTTTCGAGCTGTTGGAATACTCGAACCTGTCTGTTTTCTCGGTCTCGGGATAACGCTAGCTGTTGTACACATATTACATCAAAGAACGATAGTACTCCTTCATATCATCTTCACTGATCACTCGCTCACAGTTTTGCCAAGGCTTCAAGTTCCCGCGTGCCTTGAGCCACGGCATTTCGGTATGATTAAGGCGTTCCAAGTCATCCCCGTCGAGATCACCGTATGAAGAATAAATCTGCCTTGCAAAGTCCAGGAATTCTTCAGGAATATCCTTTGTGTTCAACACACGGGGAATGTAGCTAAAGCCATATGGCTTATATTTTTGATAGAGATCCGGTTGGACTGCGCCGTGAACCCATGCTTCAAATGCTTCATTCACTAAATTCTCATCATAGAGCGCAAGATACCATGCTTTAGCATAATAGCAAAGCTTCTGTAGCTTTTTATGGGTCATGGACTCTATACTCAGGAAAGCATCTGCAAGGTCAAAGATATCCCCTCTCCGTTTAAAAAGCTCTGGCTGAGTAATGTTTGGTTTTTCTTCGTTATAACTGGGTTTGAAATCCCCATATCTTATATTACTCATTGTTCTCTATACCAGCCAATCCATCAGGAACGGTATCTTCATCAGATGTCAAAATGTTAAAGAGAGGTTCAGCGATTACACCACAATACACTTTGAAAAGTACTTCGTTGGTTGCCATCATTTGCTCTTGATCTTCAATAATTGACGTGATGGTCTCTTCATCCAAAGAGTAAATATCAGCATCCAAAGTGACTCTATAATATGCTTCCTTTTCAATCTCGCCTTGATCAACTGCGAACTTTAAGTTCAGGTTCTTCTTACCATCTGTAAGTTGAGAAGTTCTATTAATCGCCATGGTGCCATATCCCTCAATAGGCTCATGGCAACAATAATACCTCGGATCAAAGTACTCTTCGATATCCTCCATCCGTTTTACAAAGCAGTAATTAATCTTGCGGAGTCCGAACCGTTTTACTGTAAAGAAATCAATCTTCTCTTGGTAGATAGCAGCTATATGAGAAAATATTTCCGAGTACTCTTCAAAAGGAGAATATCCTGCTGTTGTTACGCTCAAAATGATACTTGTGTTAGAAAGCTTCAGCGTATAACCAGTTGTTTCTGCGGTGAAGCAATACTCTATCTGGCTTGTAGCTTCCTTTACCGATGTGCCCTCTATAATTGCCTGATTATTGATATTCTCGTTATAGCGATTAAATAACTTTCCCTTCAAATAAGGTTTCGCTTCAAGAACAACCTTTTCCATCTCTGCTTGAAGAACACCCTGGAAATCAAGGCGCATAATGATCTCATTCAGGAAGTTCTTCTTCAACTGTTTTCTCTCTATAGTTCTTTCCATTCTTTACGCCTCCTCCCCGTGTTTTTTTATTTCCAGGACATCATATACATCACAATCCAAAGCATTACAGATACGTGTCAGCACATCAACTGTGACAGACTCATTTTTGCCCATTTTTGTAATTGTGCCCTTTGACAAACCCGCAGCTTCTTTCAGCTCCATTTTATTCATATGATGATCAATAAGCGTTTTCCACAATGGATCATAAGAAACTGTTCTCATAAGCACCTCACTGCCAGTAGTATAAATCCCACATACATGTGCGTCAAGCCTATTTTTTTAGGACTTATCATAGGCAAGCTTATGCTACTCGATTCTAAAGCTCTCCGTCCATGTGATCGTGCCGTCTGTGTTGAAGCCGACTACAATCGCAGTCACATTATACCCCTCTGGAATCTCCCGCTCAAAGACGCGGTACTGGTCAATGCTTTCCAGCTCATTTTCTGCCCGTTCAGTGCCTGCCCTGAATCCTCGATTATAGAATCCGTACTGCACTCTTATTTCCGGCAGCTTCTCCGGCTCGTCCGTATGGATGTGATAGATGACTTCGGTGTTCTTATCTACCTCTGTGCCGATCAGCCAGAGGAGACGCTCTCCGTCCTGATAGACAAGCGTATCATATTCCTCATTCCAGGCTTTCAGTACCGTACTCTCCGGCAGTCCTTTGATTACCGGCTCCTCCCCGGCAACATATTCAATCTGCTCTCCGTTGATCCAGACTCCTGTTGGCATGACCGGGAAGCCCCGGAACTTGATCTGAACTTCAGCTTTTCCACTTACCTCGGCTTCCGCTCTGAAATTCTCACCATCAACGACTGTGATTGCCGGAGCACCACCAATAAAGATAGTATAGTCAGGTGTCGCCCCGGCATACAGGAAGCATTCACCGTCGATGATCGTCTTATCATCAACAGCCACAGTTGAAATGGAGAATTGGAATTGCTCCGTAATCCGCTTGGATATGTTGCTTTTTGCGCCAGGAACAGCGACCATAATACATCCGATCAGGCCTGCGATAAGCATTGCCCGTCCTGCCCACTTCCACACGTTGTTATCATCGGGCTTTTTTAGCCAATAAAATCATCGGATTAAATTAGCCACTGATCATCGGATTAAAAAAGCCATTGCCAGTCTTCCGGATTCTGACTAAGCTAGTGGATGACCAATGCACCAGCTGACAAAATCAATGA harbors:
- a CDS encoding helix-turn-helix domain-containing protein, translating into MPVNYNQLGDRIKHFREEKSFTQELLSEKLSLARENINRYENGSKHPSLDTVVDIANALGISVDDLLVDSLEHPISTADSEIHRLLLDCNKIEEQVLTKTVAELKKILYGLGI
- a CDS encoding recombinase family protein, whose translation is MPRFSRNVGNCQEYVDRLKANNVTVIFEKENIRTDDPTSNFQLALLGAISQDESNSIGLNRRWAYQQRFANGDYNIGSNRILGYDGVDGKLVPNQDAWIIREIFERYVAGESYSGICRALSEKGAKTLRGGKFTVEAVRYILSNETYVGDKHLMKQPPTDYLTHQPMKRHDYKDYYLTDDHEGIVSRELWDQAQAIKKGFKDNLKNGIIGAGEHHFLYGKVFCGECGAPFVRRTLKTKGGVYYKAWNCRERQKGQKGNGCRCRLISEESLIAEIVKALGWETMDEGRFNREVSRELVSDDDVQVEC
- a CDS encoding VapE domain-containing protein, whose protein sequence is MNDDDNPAGADGVLTLKGNQGIGKTSFFAVIALKADWFSEGVSINTDNKDTIIQATGSLIAELGELDSILKREQSAQKAFLTAARDMYQLPYARAAVRRPRRTSFCATVNPEEFLNDETGSCRFWTVHVGNIDVERLNSLSNNNAFLLLARDDSGRITAVYLITPQSVEFVPGTDGALYLDCLFPDGRQVLFPYADIVHLRRHFLTNDLLGDGNAPLFPPA
- a CDS encoding phage major capsid protein, coding for MLSGITWNNKNRIQTTELTADNLLAAVALLPAGYAGGAKFAMSTATLFGSVYPLKDGENRYFFTDPERGGVRRLFGFEIVLDDNIPAGTILFGNFRYYGVNIPQGVAIEVSRESGFTSGLIDYRALCIADGKPIVPGEFVKVEVQAA
- a CDS encoding head-tail connector protein, which produces MIFTIEEARDILRIDASDNDAMIFALLSAVPPYLEATTGYTAVNEEYSPLAQAAGRFLLQLWYYGDNAETDKLQRVIDSLLKALSAERAQA
- a CDS encoding HNH endonuclease, translating into MSKHYICERCGQPAEIAHHKIYLTAENVLDPEISLNPGNLEALCMNCHNAEHFGQGGATAGLAFDETGNIIQKGNRKQ
- a CDS encoding phage head closure protein, whose translation is MYRVTTQSTEEVMFVINYRTDITTENVILYKGVKYNIVRVDVFEGYKSDLTLYCKWQA
- a CDS encoding DNA-methyltransferase; its protein translation is MEKAGRNKTIDISVEEGQQYLERCISVNKKVELSDILDRTILGDCFEVMPYLPTGFVDLLVADPPYNLDKNFNGKKFKKTTDELYIEYTESWVEKIIPLLKPNATIYVCCDWQSSSAVGTVLKRHFNIQNRITWQREKGRGALSNWKNGMEDIWFATNSKSYTFNVEDVKIRRKVIAPYKVDGKPKDWEETAAGNFRNTYPSNFWDDISIPYWSMPENTAHPTQKSEKLLAKLILASSNPGNIVFDPFLGSGSTSVTAKKLNRHFSGIEINEQYCVWAEKRLEMAETDRTIQGYADGVFWERNTAALQKKSNNAQLTLQDWSENV
- a CDS encoding S24 family peptidase; translated protein: MISTMVDEELMAKDQMMKETFELFLVRPGTLAAGTGDYVPEEPPTYTFLRKNDVNKYADGIARVNGHSMEPVYLDGDDVYYKEASAASPGEDVIVDTDDGAVIKRVDDDYTLYSVNPDPRYAYPEKNEHNTLVIRGIVLGTVHSSDRASKEDRGILEDLFVDEIREFNEEHNLDGWE
- a CDS encoding DUF4062 domain-containing protein, translating into MEKKYQVFISSTFRDLKTARLKVRDAILSIYHFLVGMEMLGAADEDQWQIIKKDIDESDYYVLIIW
- a CDS encoding Panacea domain-containing protein, which codes for MSNIRYGDFKPSYNEEKPNITQPELFKRRGDIFDLADAFLSIESMTHKKLQKLCYYAKAWYLALYDENLVNEAFEAWVHGAVQPDLYQKYKPYGFSYIPRVLNTKDIPEEFLDFARQIYSSYGDLDGDDLERLNHTEMPWLKARGNLKPWQNCERVISEDDMKEYYRSLM